A single genomic interval of Patescibacteria group bacterium harbors:
- a CDS encoding DUF5615 family PIN-like protein: MSLSIPRLKFLLDENVRSELFKLLHSQSFDVKKSPRGSSDKFLSSLSLKEKRVFVTNDSDFCELTNSRIFSVVWLRLPQHDAELLLASFAKLLKELPAPKFSGKLIILESNCWKISLPGKSK, translated from the coding sequence ATGTCATTATCAATACCCAGGCTCAAGTTTCTGCTTGATGAAAATGTACGCTCGGAACTTTTTAAATTACTGCATTCACAGAGTTTTGACGTAAAAAAATCTCCCAGAGGCTCCTCTGATAAATTTTTATCTTCACTTTCTCTTAAAGAAAAACGGGTTTTTGTTACTAACGATTCCGATTTCTGCGAATTAACTAATTCACGGATTTTTTCAGTTGTTTGGCTCCGCCTGCCCCAGCATGATGCTGAATTATTATTGGCTTCTTTCGCTAAGCTGCTTAAAGAATTGCCGGCCCCAAAATTTTCCGGAAAATTAATTATTTTGGAATCTAACTGCTGGAAAATATCTTTGCCGGGAAAATCAAAATAA
- a CDS encoding GIY-YIG nuclease family protein yields MYYTYILQSKKDKNFYTGFTKNLKLRFEQHQKGLVESTKFRRPFELVYYEACFNQEDATHREKYLKTAYGKRYLKNRLKSYFTG; encoded by the coding sequence ATGTATTATACATATATTCTGCAAAGCAAGAAAGATAAAAATTTTTATACTGGTTTTACAAAAAATTTAAAATTAAGATTTGAGCAACATCAGAAAGGATTAGTTGAGTCGACAAAATTTAGACGGCCATTTGAGCTGGTTTATTATGAGGCTTGCTTTAATCAAGAAGATGCTACTCATCGTGAGAAATATTTAAAAACCGCTTATGGGAAAAGATATTTGAAAAATAGGCTCAAATCTTATTTCACGGGGTGA
- a CDS encoding DUF2341 domain-containing protein: MKKTVKTKKIRDVRRPARRRTSRVNLGKYIISLAVFALVISGFYWFFNRDDRDPKVLGVAEEMIKMDVPEWYLDPLVVSQGNNFLSITPLAGKKVQVENAGEKHIYRDAYLNTDVAHTEYSFKIKEEMIFKRPGHPIKFQYRIGNIDKYYVEKDKGNLIFYNKESYGEQPGAKELSRVFTIPAPFVEDSRHYRRFDVLDMEVEGDLLIISVREDYFKDAKYPITLDPTVEINILNLYSHPQQGDNWEVEFTTKGQADLKIIPEDQATIADDEFTSLACDGEEKIPEILTGDIIYYKNWQCAGTGKVIHRTLKADKHTLRFEFGDPANPDDLITVWAYNSGESWYNANWGYRIKITVANTEVDADLTDFPIYVNLDDLPDDTFWAHVKTACADVRITKADGLVELPREIVACDTSAKTGEMHFQADALANSTDTDFYIYYGNASAAEPAADSDYGSQAVWDDGGSGYYQGVWHLPNGTSLTANDSTSNAKNGTITGSAAIAGQMDGGANFPNSTDRITISSISLASGVYTISTWFKTPFPTTNYTTLTRGNNDHQVLTQVTTRLLGAYDNAGGTNFHSSGFDVSTLSNGWHYLTAETSGTNTVFYIDGGSVGTADWRSTADIISLGNYQGGGQQWGYTDELRISTGIARATGWITTEYNNQSSPATFYNLTAEEASGIEPPPATESPLGYRKSHTINAAAGAGTDYQVKITAYYGSGTDSAGNVYLSGHGRTDFADVRFYASDGTTALDYWTQLITDSESAIFWVKVAADLSTVSQNIYIYYGNESNTTTTSNGPNTFLFFDDFSGSAVDATKWDEVNTGAGTVNVSGGSVTINSGGDWWGTADTSRYLVSKSSMGTSYATEAYVKQDGTLDGYNRFYGVRSGSATNAKTFVLLGDGNHSHITNVYRDTAGGSANWYGEDSGVADPGVNKIARFEVIGDTVNAYYNNSLANARTVSGWDLGYIGLTDTNNASYGAEFDWVFARKFIATEPAHGAWGEEEALSVPTPPNPQGVSVQADTVFKANMIFKAGEPVE, from the coding sequence ATGAAAAAAACAGTTAAAACCAAAAAGATCAGAGACGTCCGACGTCCCGCGAGACGGCGGACGTCCCGGGTAAACCTGGGAAAATATATAATCAGCCTGGCTGTTTTCGCCTTGGTTATTTCCGGTTTTTATTGGTTTTTCAACCGCGATGACCGCGACCCTAAAGTTTTAGGCGTAGCGGAAGAAATGATTAAAATGGACGTGCCGGAGTGGTATTTAGATCCCTTAGTCGTCAGCCAAGGGAATAATTTTTTAAGCATTACGCCTTTGGCCGGTAAAAAAGTTCAGGTGGAAAACGCCGGCGAAAAGCATATTTACCGCGACGCCTATCTCAATACCGACGTCGCTCATACCGAATATAGCTTTAAGATTAAGGAAGAGATGATTTTTAAGCGGCCGGGACATCCGATTAAATTTCAATACCGCATCGGCAATATAGATAAATATTATGTGGAAAAAGATAAGGGCAACTTGATTTTTTATAATAAGGAATCATACGGTGAACAGCCGGGTGCCAAAGAACTAAGCCGAGTTTTCACGATTCCCGCCCCGTTCGTTGAAGATAGCCGGCATTATCGGCGGTTTGACGTCTTAGACATGGAGGTTGAGGGCGATTTATTAATCATCTCCGTGCGCGAAGATTATTTTAAAGACGCCAAATACCCGATTACCCTAGACCCGACCGTAGAAATTAATATTTTAAACCTTTATTCCCATCCGCAACAAGGCGATAATTGGGAAGTGGAATTCACTACCAAGGGCCAAGCTGATTTAAAAATTATCCCCGAAGATCAGGCGACGATTGCTGATGATGAATTCACGAGTTTAGCTTGCGACGGCGAGGAAAAAATTCCGGAAATTTTAACCGGTGATATTATTTATTATAAAAACTGGCAATGCGCCGGCACGGGCAAAGTAATCCACCGGACTTTAAAAGCCGATAAGCATACTTTAAGGTTTGAGTTCGGCGATCCGGCCAATCCCGATGATCTGATTACGGTCTGGGCGTATAATTCAGGCGAATCTTGGTATAACGCTAATTGGGGCTATCGAATTAAAATTACGGTTGCTAATACCGAAGTTGACGCGGATCTAACCGATTTTCCCATTTATGTTAATTTAGACGACTTGCCGGACGATACTTTTTGGGCGCATGTAAAAACCGCTTGCGCGGATGTTAGAATTACCAAAGCGGACGGCCTGGTTGAACTGCCCAGAGAAATCGTCGCCTGCGACACGAGCGCGAAAACCGGAGAAATGCATTTTCAAGCCGATGCTCTAGCTAATTCAACCGATACGGATTTTTATATTTATTACGGCAATGCCAGCGCCGCCGAGCCGGCGGCCGATAGCGATTACGGCTCGCAGGCGGTTTGGGACGATGGCGGCAGCGGTTATTACCAAGGGGTTTGGCATCTGCCCAACGGAACATCTTTAACCGCCAATGATTCAACCAGCAACGCGAAAAACGGAACCATAACCGGATCAGCGGCAATAGCCGGGCAAATGGACGGAGGCGCTAATTTTCCAAATTCTACAGATAGAATAACTATCTCCAGCATTTCTCTGGCCAGCGGAGTATACACTATCAGCACCTGGTTTAAAACGCCCTTTCCGACAACCAATTATACCACGCTGACCAGAGGAAATAATGATCACCAAGTTTTAACGCAAGTAACCACCAGATTGCTCGGAGCCTATGATAACGCCGGCGGGACTAATTTTCACAGTTCGGGTTTTGACGTCAGTACGCTTAGCAACGGCTGGCATTATTTAACAGCGGAAACTTCGGGCACAAATACCGTCTTTTATATTGACGGCGGTTCGGTGGGAACGGCCGATTGGCGTTCAACCGCGGATATAATTTCTTTAGGAAATTATCAGGGAGGCGGCCAGCAATGGGGCTATACCGATGAATTAAGAATTTCTACCGGCATCGCCCGCGCCACCGGCTGGATTACCACCGAATATAATAACCAGAGTTCGCCGGCAACCTTTTATAATCTTACCGCGGAAGAAGCTTCCGGCATTGAGCCGCCGCCGGCGACCGAAAGCCCCTTAGGCTACCGCAAATCGCATACTATCAACGCGGCCGCTGGCGCGGGCACTGATTATCAAGTAAAGATAACCGCTTATTACGGCTCGGGCACGGATAGCGCGGGAAATGTTTATCTTAGCGGCCACGGCCGGACGGATTTCGCGGACGTTAGATTTTACGCCAGCGACGGCACGACCGCCCTGGACTACTGGACGCAATTAATAACCGACAGCGAAAGCGCGATTTTTTGGGTGAAAGTGGCGGCCGATTTAAGCACAGTCAGCCAGAATATCTATATTTATTATGGCAACGAAAGCAATACCACCACTACTTCCAATGGCCCAAATACTTTTTTGTTTTTTGATGATTTCAGCGGATCCGCGGTTGACGCCACGAAGTGGGACGAAGTAAATACCGGCGCCGGAACCGTTAACGTCAGCGGAGGGTCAGTTACGATCAACTCGGGCGGAGATTGGTGGGGCACGGCCGATACTTCCCGCTACTTAGTTTCAAAATCAAGCATGGGAACGAGCTATGCTACCGAAGCTTATGTCAAGCAAGACGGGACTTTAGACGGATACAATCGTTTTTACGGCGTGCGTTCAGGCTCGGCGACGAACGCCAAAACATTCGTGCTTTTAGGCGACGGCAACCATTCTCATATAACTAACGTTTATAGGGATACGGCCGGCGGTTCGGCCAATTGGTATGGCGAAGATTCGGGCGTGGCCGATCCCGGAGTGAATAAAATCGCGCGCTTTGAAGTAATCGGCGATACGGTGAACGCCTACTATAATAATTCTTTAGCCAATGCCAGAACCGTCTCCGGCTGGGATTTAGGCTATATTGGCCTGACCGACACCAACAATGCCTCTTACGGAGCCGAGTTTGACTGGGTGTTTGCCCGTAAATTCATAGCTACCGAACCGGCGCATGGCGCTTGGGGGGAAGAAGAAGCGCTTAGCGTGCCGACTCCGCCCAACCCCCAGGGCGTAAGCGTCCAAGCCGATACGGTTTTTAAAGCCAATATGATTTTTAAAGCCGGGGAGCCGGTAGAGTAA
- a CDS encoding DUF433 domain-containing protein codes for MKIIINNHIVADPNICHGKPTFSGTRVMVWQVLDMLSSGAATANILRAFPSLTKKHIAAALAYASTLTQENYVIINTQAQVSA; via the coding sequence ATGAAAATTATCATTAATAATCACATCGTGGCCGATCCGAATATTTGCCACGGCAAGCCTACTTTCAGCGGAACCAGAGTTATGGTTTGGCAGGTTTTGGATATGCTCTCGTCCGGCGCCGCCACCGCTAACATTTTGCGCGCTTTCCCCTCGCTCACTAAAAAACATATCGCGGCCGCCCTGGCCTACGCTTCCACTTTGACCCAAGAAAATTATGTCATTATCAATACCCAGGCTCAAGTTTCTGCTTGA
- a CDS encoding Bro-N domain-containing protein: MKKNKKIAIFEGKRIRKTIHNNEWWFSVVDVVEALTDSVNPNDYWYKMKIRVKSEDGIELSTICRQLKMEAPDGKMRETDCANTEGIFRIIQSIPSPKAEPFKRWLAKVGYERVQEIEDPELATKRTVAIYKAKGYPEDWIDKRMRGIAVRQTLTNEWQGRGIKEKTEYEILTAEISKAAFGMTPGEYKKLKGLARENLRDHMDDMELILTMLGEATTTRFTRDRDSRGFKPLKKDARDGGAVAGRTRIDIEKRSGKKIVSGKNFLPNNKNSRIIQAGEG; the protein is encoded by the coding sequence ATGAAAAAAAATAAAAAAATAGCGATTTTTGAAGGCAAGAGAATAAGAAAAACCATCCATAATAATGAATGGTGGTTTTCGGTAGTTGATGTGGTTGAAGCATTAACCGATAGCGTAAATCCGAATGATTATTGGTATAAGATGAAAATTCGGGTAAAAAGCGAAGATGGCATTGAACTATCGACAATTTGTCGACAGTTGAAAATGGAAGCTCCGGACGGGAAAATGCGTGAAACCGATTGTGCCAATACCGAAGGGATTTTCAGGATAATCCAATCAATTCCTTCGCCTAAAGCCGAACCGTTTAAAAGATGGCTGGCAAAAGTCGGTTATGAGCGAGTGCAGGAAATAGAAGATCCGGAATTAGCAACCAAGAGAACGGTGGCAATATATAAAGCTAAGGGTTATCCGGAAGATTGGATAGATAAAAGAATGCGCGGAATAGCGGTGCGGCAAACATTAACCAACGAATGGCAAGGCCGAGGAATAAAAGAAAAAACAGAATACGAAATTTTGACCGCGGAAATTTCTAAGGCCGCTTTCGGCATGACGCCAGGCGAGTATAAAAAATTAAAAGGCTTGGCGCGGGAAAATCTGCGCGACCATATGGATGACATGGAGCTGATTTTAACCATGCTGGGCGAAGCCACGACTACCAGATTCACCAGAGACAGGGATTCAAGAGGCTTTAAGCCGTTAAAAAAAGACGCCCGCGACGGCGGGGCAGTAGCCGGACGGACGAGAATTGACATAGAAAAGCGATCAGGCAAAAAAATTGTTTCGGGAAAAAATTTTTTACCGAATAATAAAAACAGCCGTATAATTCAGGCGGGTGAAGGTTAG
- a CDS encoding FISUMP domain-containing protein yields the protein MKAKLNNLKTYLIAFSLVLAIIAGTWLYVGSLMENLNKIKPDKGSAFSLSSPKTYDLPLLIRLADFAFSISPLGASAAQASAEGNVIKYLNAYPNTDIVQTRYFNKIKEDIILKSPGHPEIFEYQIDLAPYDYLKDEEGNLIFYEKGHANDEAYRRFAIPAPFMIDADGKKSSTAEVSFELKDDGILTLIPSDGWLKQAKYPVILDPTVEITVLNVHSSPDQGENWIVNFTTQGTADLKIIPNDQATIDDDEFVSLSCNGETRTPQILEGDVIFYPNWQCSATATVIHYTKKAGNHILRFEFGGQVAYAYNQAASTIVFRSEKLPPCNADIACGSYCTFGGLVYGTVLAEDGECWMDRNLGASRVATAYNDDQSYGYYYQWGRGSDGHQVVSPQMSSTTPVNSSTDTPGHNLFILEPDSPYDWRDPQNDNLWGDANKTNNPCPTGWHVPTGGATGEWDAVIDALGLTGCSTNCLVRIATSTLKISATGWRQNNGVFAGRNTGGYHWSSSPNLTSAYHLISTDSSIVDPAVAVNRASGLPVRCIKDDASSGTIMSGPATSGAVKPIVFRSEKLPPCNADIACGSSCTFGGIVYGSVLAEDGECWMDRNLGAERVATAYNDDKSYGYYYQWGRGSDGHQIVSPRMSGTTSTNSSTDVPGHSLFITESSSPYDWRVPQNDNLWGDVNKTNNPCPNGWHIPLQTEWDTAMINIGMKTCTTNCLVGMATSTLKLSAAGYRVFSTGAFFDRGVYGYYWSSSPYSTNAYNLFFYSTYVNPADNSLRASGFSLRCLKDDPNSGTITSGTITSGPTKPIIFRAPVMQTCSASTACGTECSFGGLVYGSVDVSGQCFMDRNLGADRVATAYNDTFSYGYYYQWGRASDGHQIVSPQMSPVTFVGSNGDVPGHANFIATTTSPYDWRYPQNNNLWGDANKTNNPCPSGWHIPLQAEWDTAMINIGMKTCTTNCLVGMATSTLKISAAGNRRFNTGALSDRGAYGDYWSGSPYSTYAYNLDFGSTYVSPANYYSRAYGLTARCLKD from the coding sequence ATGAAAGCTAAATTAAACAATCTAAAAACTTACTTAATCGCTTTTTCCCTTGTGCTGGCTATAATCGCCGGCACCTGGCTTTATGTCGGGTCTTTAATGGAAAATCTTAATAAAATCAAGCCGGATAAAGGCTCGGCTTTTAGTTTGAGTTCGCCTAAGACTTATGATTTGCCCCTATTAATCAGGCTGGCCGATTTCGCTTTTTCCATTTCGCCCTTAGGCGCGAGCGCGGCCCAGGCCTCGGCCGAGGGCAACGTTATAAAATACCTTAACGCTTACCCTAATACCGATATCGTCCAGACCAGATATTTTAATAAAATAAAAGAAGACATAATTTTAAAAAGCCCGGGGCATCCGGAAATTTTTGAGTATCAAATTGACCTAGCGCCTTATGACTATCTAAAAGACGAGGAGGGGAATCTTATATTTTACGAAAAAGGGCACGCGAACGACGAGGCTTATCGCCGTTTCGCTATTCCGGCGCCGTTTATGATTGACGCGGATGGAAAAAAGAGCTCTACCGCGGAAGTCAGTTTTGAATTAAAAGACGATGGAATATTAACTTTAATACCGAGCGACGGCTGGCTAAAACAGGCGAAATATCCGGTGATTTTAGATCCGACCGTGGAGATAACGGTTTTGAATGTTCATTCCAGCCCGGACCAGGGCGAGAACTGGATCGTTAATTTCACGACCCAAGGCACGGCAGATTTAAAAATCATTCCCAATGATCAGGCGACTATAGACGACGATGAATTCGTCTCGCTGTCATGCAACGGCGAAACCAGAACGCCGCAAATTCTGGAAGGCGACGTTATTTTTTATCCGAATTGGCAGTGCTCGGCAACGGCAACGGTTATTCACTATACTAAAAAAGCCGGCAACCATATTTTAAGATTTGAGTTCGGCGGGCAGGTAGCTTATGCGTATAATCAAGCGGCTTCTACCATAGTTTTTAGGAGTGAAAAACTTCCGCCTTGCAACGCGGATATTGCCTGCGGATCATATTGCACTTTCGGCGGTTTAGTCTACGGTACGGTTTTGGCTGAAGACGGAGAATGCTGGATGGACCGCAACCTCGGCGCTTCGCGCGTGGCTACGGCTTATAATGATGATCAGTCTTATGGCTATTATTACCAGTGGGGCAGAGGCTCGGACGGGCATCAAGTCGTCAGCCCGCAGATGAGCAGTACAACCCCGGTTAACAGTTCAACCGATACTCCGGGCCATAATCTTTTTATTTTAGAGCCAGATAGCCCTTACGACTGGCGCGATCCGCAAAACGACAACCTCTGGGGCGACGCGAATAAAACCAATAATCCCTGCCCGACCGGTTGGCATGTGCCGACTGGCGGAGCAACAGGGGAATGGGATGCAGTCATAGACGCTTTAGGCCTTACCGGTTGTTCTACTAATTGTCTCGTACGCATAGCTACCTCAACTTTAAAAATTTCAGCCACCGGCTGGCGCCAAAATAACGGCGTGTTCGCCGGTCGAAATACGGGCGGCTACCACTGGTCAAGTTCTCCTAATCTTACTAGCGCCTATCACCTGATCTCCACCGATTCTTCAATTGTCGATCCTGCGGTCGCCGTCAATCGCGCCTCCGGCTTGCCCGTCCGTTGTATTAAGGACGACGCTAGTAGCGGCACGATTATGAGCGGTCCGGCTACGTCCGGCGCGGTTAAGCCGATAGTTTTTAGGAGTGAAAAACTTCCGCCTTGCAACGCGGATATTGCCTGCGGGTCGTCCTGCACTTTCGGCGGCATAGTCTACGGTTCGGTTTTGGCCGAAGACGGGGAATGCTGGATGGACCGCAACCTCGGCGCCGAGCGAGTCGCTACCGCTTATAACGACGATAAATCTTACGGCTATTATTACCAGTGGGGCCGAGGCTCGGACGGGCATCAAATCGTTAGTCCGCGGATGAGCGGTACGACTTCTACTAACAGTTCTACCGACGTACCCGGCCACAGCCTTTTTATTACGGAATCCAGTAGTCCTTACGATTGGCGCGTTCCGCAGAACGACAATCTCTGGGGCGACGTAAATAAAACCAACAATCCCTGCCCGAACGGCTGGCATATCCCTTTGCAAACCGAGTGGGACACGGCTATGATAAATATAGGAATGAAAACTTGTACTACTAATTGCTTGGTTGGTATGGCTACTTCTACTTTAAAACTTTCTGCCGCCGGCTACCGCGTCTTCAGTACCGGCGCGTTCTTCGATCGGGGCGTGTACGGCTACTACTGGTCAAGTTCCCCGTACTCTACCAACGCCTACAACCTGTTCTTCTACTCCACGTACGTCAATCCCGCGGACAATTCCCTCCGTGCCTCCGGATTCTCTCTCCGTTGCCTTAAAGACGACCCCAATAGCGGCACGATTACGAGCGGCACTATAACTAGTGGTCCGACTAAGCCGATAATTTTCCGCGCGCCGGTTATGCAAACTTGCTCGGCTTCTACGGCTTGCGGAACCGAGTGCAGTTTCGGCGGCTTAGTCTACGGCTCGGTGGACGTCAGCGGCCAATGTTTTATGGACCGTAATCTCGGCGCGGATAGAGTCGCGACCGCCTATAACGACACCTTCTCTTACGGCTATTATTACCAATGGGGACGAGCTTCCGACGGGCATCAGATTGTCAGTCCGCAAATGAGCCCTGTCACCTTCGTCGGCAGTAACGGCGACGTTCCCGGCCATGCAAACTTTATCGCTACCACCACTTCTCCTTACGATTGGCGTTATCCGCAGAATAATAATCTCTGGGGCGACGCGAATAAAACCAATAACCCCTGCCCGTCCGGCTGGCATATCCCTTTGCAAGCCGAGTGGGACACGGCTATGATAAATATAGGCATGAAAACTTGCACTACTAATTGCCTGGTTGGTATGGCCACCTCAACTTTAAAAATTTCCGCCGCCGGCAACCGTAGATTCAATACCGGCGCGTTATCCGATCGGGGCGCGTACGGCGACTACTGGTCCGGTTCTCCGTACTCTACCTACGCCTACAACCTGGACTTCGGTTCTACGTACGTCAGTCCCGCGAACTACTACTCCCGCGCTTACGGCCTTACCGCTCGTTGCCTTAAGGATTAG
- a CDS encoding transposase, which produces MFNSDYYYHIYNRGVEKRRVFLDKSDYQRFLLSLEEFNRLEPVGSLYDLGKRNKRNSIPNKRNSIPLKESNSSNSSAPLVDVICYCLNPNHFHLLVKQKIESGISKFIHKLSLGYTNYFNNKYSRSGALFQGKYKRKEIKTEGGLLKLSVYINCNAEIHGIDKKENWPWSSYKSFLKGNPLTRNRIPLRESDSFSFLCEQLLPEIKQIKNLEKYGLE; this is translated from the coding sequence ATGTTCAATAGCGATTACTACTATCATATTTACAATCGCGGCGTAGAAAAACGCCGGGTATTTTTAGATAAAAGCGATTATCAAAGATTTTTATTAAGCCTGGAAGAATTCAACCGCCTTGAGCCGGTTGGAAGTTTATATGATTTGGGTAAAAGGAATAAAAGGAATTCGATTCCGAATAAAAGGAATTCGATTCCTTTAAAGGAATCGAATTCCTCTAATTCCTCTGCGCCATTAGTTGATGTTATCTGTTATTGTTTAAATCCAAACCACTTTCATTTATTAGTTAAGCAAAAAATTGAAAGCGGCATATCCAAATTTATACATAAGCTTAGCCTAGGCTACACAAATTATTTTAACAATAAATATTCCCGTTCCGGCGCTTTGTTTCAAGGCAAATATAAGCGCAAAGAAATTAAAACCGAAGGCGGTTTGCTAAAATTATCCGTTTACATAAATTGCAACGCGGAAATCCATGGGATTGATAAAAAAGAAAATTGGCCTTGGTCAAGCTATAAGAGTTTTCTAAAAGGGAATCCTCTGACGAGGAATCGGATTCCCCTAAGGGAATCCGATTCCTTTTCCTTTCTTTGCGAACAGCTATTGCCGGAGATTAAGCAGATTAAAAATTTAGAAAAGTATGGTTTGGAATAA
- a CDS encoding LamG domain-containing protein has product MKFDGVDDYVDTGTPAVLNFGVNSPWTFSTWINPVSAPYPNYFNYRFVGPGGSGGAYLDIANLNHKFIYREGGGSYTEYSFSNESAADIFDKWTHLSFVADGAGNIALYKNGAYIETITGLVRTDFRPYKLGEGYTGKPLKGSLDDVRVYNRALSAGEISEQYKAGAARMKANAPTGASGGLSSASGLVGYWSFNGADMSWASTTAEALDRSGNSNNGNVTNFNNKSVTPGISGQALKFDGSDDYINIPDNGTILDFASTSPYTWSSWIKNASTTSGTSCFISKDICSNKAFGFNLCLNQTGSTADVVVCDFAAPGCNWQCSSGLSLGLSSNTWVHVVITYNGASGWGTYVNGVYKGDQTLFVNSDTTASYYIGSGNSSGLSQSPGRFFSGQIDDVRIFNRALTASEISQLYNSGGRKAEVTP; this is encoded by the coding sequence ATGAAGTTTGATGGGGTGGATGATTATGTGGACACAGGAACTCCAGCCGTTTTAAATTTTGGGGTAAATAGTCCTTGGACTTTTTCAACTTGGATAAATCCGGTTAGTGCGCCTTATCCTAATTATTTTAATTATCGTTTTGTTGGTCCGGGCGGATCAGGAGGAGCATATTTAGATATTGCCAATCTTAATCATAAATTTATATATAGAGAGGGAGGCGGTTCTTATACCGAGTATAGTTTTTCAAATGAAAGTGCGGCAGATATTTTTGATAAATGGACACACCTGTCTTTTGTTGCAGATGGTGCTGGAAACATAGCTTTATATAAAAACGGAGCCTATATTGAAACAATTACTGGGCTAGTAAGAACTGATTTTAGGCCATATAAATTAGGGGAGGGCTATACTGGTAAGCCATTAAAAGGTTCTCTTGACGACGTCCGCGTCTACAACCGCGCTCTTTCCGCCGGTGAAATCAGCGAGCAATATAAAGCCGGCGCGGCGAGAATGAAAGCCAATGCGCCGACCGGAGCTTCCGGAGGACTGTCCTCCGCGAGTGGGTTAGTCGGCTACTGGAGTTTTAACGGCGCGGATATGAGCTGGGCATCTACTACGGCCGAAGCGCTAGACCGTTCGGGCAATAGCAATAATGGTAATGTGACTAATTTTAATAATAAATCCGTTACCCCGGGTATTTCCGGGCAGGCGTTGAAGTTTGATGGGAGTGATGATTATATAAATATTCCTGATAATGGGACAATTTTGGATTTTGCCAGTACCAGCCCATATACTTGGTCAAGCTGGATAAAAAATGCCAGCACAACTTCAGGTACTTCGTGTTTTATTTCCAAAGATATTTGTAGTAATAAAGCCTTTGGATTCAATCTCTGTTTAAATCAGACCGGAAGCACTGCTGATGTTGTTGTCTGTGACTTCGCTGCCCCAGGTTGCAATTGGCAGTGTTCTTCCGGACTAAGTTTGGGGTTATCCTCTAATACATGGGTTCATGTGGTTATTACATATAATGGCGCTTCGGGCTGGGGCACTTATGTCAATGGTGTTTATAAGGGAGACCAAACGTTATTCGTAAATTCCGATACAACTGCCAGTTACTATATCGGATCAGGAAATTCATCTGGCTTATCGCAGTCTCCGGGAAGATTTTTCTCCGGCCAAATTGACGATGTCCGCATTTTTAATCGCGCGTTGACGGCGAGCGAAATTTCACAATTGTATAATTCAGGCGGGCGAAAGGCGGAAGTGACCCCGTGA